One Myxococcota bacterium genomic window carries:
- a CDS encoding type IV pilus twitching motility protein PilT: MANLHQLLKAMVEKGASDLHITTGSPPQLRVDGHLTPLRMDPLSPQDTKQACYSILTDAQKHRFEANNELDLSFGVKGLARFRANIFVQRGAVAGAFRTIPYKILTFEELGLPPVIEKLSTKPRGLILVTGPTGSGKSTTLASIINKINTDNNHHIITIEDPIEYLHPHKNCLVNQREVGADTQSFKAALRYILRQDPDVVLVGEMRDLETIEAALTVSETGHLCLATLHTNSCVQTINRVIDVFPAHQQSQIRTQLSFVLEGVVSQTLLPKATGGGRVIALEVMVPNPAIRNLIREDKIHQIYSQMQIGQDKFGMQTLNQSLADLYQRRLITLEDATARSSDPDELANMIANPNALAGRRRAAPT; this comes from the coding sequence ATGGCGAACCTGCACCAGCTGCTGAAGGCGATGGTCGAGAAGGGCGCGTCGGACCTGCACATCACGACCGGCAGCCCGCCGCAGCTCCGGGTCGACGGTCACTTGACGCCGCTGCGCATGGATCCGCTCTCGCCGCAGGACACCAAGCAGGCGTGCTACTCGATCCTGACCGACGCGCAGAAGCACCGCTTCGAGGCCAACAACGAGCTCGACCTGTCGTTCGGCGTGAAGGGCCTCGCGCGCTTCCGCGCCAACATCTTCGTGCAGCGCGGCGCCGTCGCGGGCGCCTTCCGCACCATCCCCTACAAGATCCTGACCTTCGAAGAGCTGGGTCTGCCGCCGGTGATCGAGAAGCTCTCCACCAAGCCGCGCGGACTCATCCTGGTGACCGGCCCCACGGGCTCGGGCAAGTCGACCACGCTGGCGTCGATCATCAACAAGATCAACACCGACAACAACCACCACATCATCACGATCGAAGACCCGATCGAGTATCTCCACCCGCACAAGAACTGCCTGGTGAACCAGCGCGAGGTGGGTGCAGACACGCAGTCCTTCAAAGCCGCCCTGCGCTACATCCTGCGCCAGGACCCGGACGTCGTGCTGGTCGGCGAGATGCGCGACCTGGAGACGATCGAGGCGGCGCTGACCGTGTCCGAAACGGGTCACTTGTGCCTGGCCACGCTGCACACCAACTCGTGCGTGCAGACCATCAACCGCGTGATCGACGTGTTCCCGGCGCACCAGCAGTCGCAGATCCGCACGCAGCTCTCGTTCGTGCTCGAGGGCGTGGTCAGTCAGACGCTCTTGCCCAAGGCCACGGGCGGCGGGCGCGTGATCGCCCTCGAGGTCATGGTGCCGAATCCCGCCATCCGCAACCTGATCCGCGAGGACAAGATCCACCAGATCTACTCGCAGATGCAGATCGGCCAGGACAAGTTCGGCATGCAGACCCTGAACCAGTCACTCGCGGACCTGTACCAGCGCCGCCTGATCACGCTCGAGGACGCCACCGCGCGCAGCTCCGATCCCGACGAGCTGGCGAACATGATCGCGAATCCCAACGCCCTCGCGGGCCGCCGGCGCGCGGCCCCGACCTGA
- a CDS encoding type II secretion system F family protein, whose product MPTYTWVGKTREGLSKKGVIVAEDVEAAMTTLRAQAITPTTVKPKGKDLTEIFPFLQGGVKIRDLVIFTRQFATMIDAGLPLVQCLDILGGQQENATFKKVILQIKSDVEAGSTFSDALGKHPKVFDRLFVNLVAAGEVGGILDTILSRLAAYLEKNDKLRRKVKGALTYPAAVTVIAILVVVVMLTKVIPVFEKMFKDFGGTLPAPTQMVINISHWLQAYIIYMMIGVGALGYALKRYYGTTQGRAIMDALFLKSPIFGSLLKKVAVARFSRTLSTMLSSGVPILDALEIVARTAGNVVVEKEILNTKSSIAEGKTIAEPLQGSKVFPGMVVQMISVGEQTGAMDAMLGKIADFYDDEVDTAVDALTSLLEPLLMVGLGGTIGSLLVAMYLPIFKIAENVN is encoded by the coding sequence ATGCCTACATACACCTGGGTCGGCAAGACGCGCGAAGGCCTGTCGAAGAAGGGCGTGATCGTCGCCGAGGACGTCGAGGCGGCGATGACGACCCTGCGGGCGCAGGCCATCACGCCCACGACGGTGAAGCCCAAAGGCAAAGACCTCACCGAGATCTTCCCGTTCCTGCAGGGCGGCGTGAAGATCCGTGACCTCGTCATCTTCACGCGCCAGTTCGCGACCATGATCGACGCCGGTCTGCCGCTCGTGCAGTGTCTCGACATCCTGGGCGGCCAGCAGGAGAACGCGACCTTCAAGAAGGTGATCCTGCAGATCAAGAGCGACGTCGAAGCCGGCTCGACCTTCTCCGACGCGCTCGGCAAGCACCCCAAGGTGTTCGACCGCCTGTTCGTGAACCTGGTCGCGGCCGGCGAGGTCGGCGGCATCCTCGACACGATCCTGTCGCGGCTCGCCGCGTATCTCGAGAAGAACGACAAGCTGCGCCGCAAGGTCAAAGGCGCGCTGACCTACCCGGCGGCAGTCACCGTGATCGCGATCCTGGTCGTGGTCGTGATGCTGACCAAGGTCATCCCGGTGTTCGAGAAGATGTTCAAGGATTTCGGCGGCACGCTGCCGGCGCCCACGCAGATGGTCATCAACATCTCGCACTGGCTGCAGGCGTACATCATCTACATGATGATCGGCGTGGGCGCGCTCGGGTACGCGCTGAAGCGCTACTACGGCACGACGCAGGGCCGCGCGATCATGGACGCGCTGTTCCTGAAGTCGCCGATCTTCGGGTCACTGCTCAAGAAGGTCGCCGTGGCGCGCTTCTCGCGCACGCTCTCGACCATGCTCTCGTCCGGCGTTCCGATCCTCGACGCGCTCGAGATCGTGGCGCGCACCGCGGGCAACGTGGTGGTCGAGAAGGAGATCCTGAACACCAAGTCCTCGATCGCGGAAGGCAAGACGATCGCGGAGCCGCTGCAGGGCTCGAAGGTGTTCCCGGGCATGGTGGTGCAGATGATCTCGGTCGGTGAGCAGACCGGCGCCATGGACGCGATGCTCGGCAAGATCGCCGACTTCTACGACGACGAGGTCGACACCGCCGTCGACGCGCTGACTTCCCTGCTCGAGCCGCTGCTCATGGTCGGCCTGGGCGGCACGATCGGCAGCCTGCTCGTCGCCATGTATCTCCCGATCTTCAAGATCGCAGAAAACGTGAACTAG